CAGGCGGATGCTATATTCAGAGACAACTATCCGCAACAAAGCCTGCCGGCTGTATGAGTCAAGATATTGCCGGCGGAAAGGATATGAATAGAATGGCAAATCCCGCGCTCAAAGTCGAAGATATCCATAAAAGCTTCGGCACCATCAAAGTCTTAAGGGGCATATCCATAGAGGCCTACGAGCAAGACGTCATATCCATTTTGGGCAGCAGCGGTTCCGGCAAAAGCACGCTGCTGCGCTGCATTAATCTGCTGGAAACCCCCACATCCGGCAAGGTCTACGTCAAAGGCGAGCTCATTAAAATGCAGGAGCTGCGCTCGGGAGAGCGTAAGGCGGCGGACCGCAAACAGGTGGAGCGCATCCGCTCCAAACTGGCCATGGTCTTCCAGCAATTCAATTTGTGGGCCCACATGACCGTTATCCAAAACGTGATGGAAGCCCCGGTAAATGTGCTCAAAGTTTCCAAGGCCGAAGCGAACGAAAGGGCTGAAAAACTATTGCAGCGTGTCGGTCTGTATGAACATCGCAACTATTACCCTGCCCATCTATCGGGCGGCCAGATGCAGCGCGCGGCCATCGCGCGGGCCCTGGCCATGGAACCGGACATGCTGCTCTTTGATGAGCCGACCTCCGCCCTTGATCCGGAGCTGGTGGGTGAAGTGCTTAAAGTGATGCAGGATTTAGCCGAAGAAGGGCGCACCATGCTGGTGGTCACACATGAAATGGGATTTGCGCGTAATGTTTCCAGCCGGGTCATCTTTTTAGATTCGGGCCTGGTCGAGGAAAATGGACCCCCCAAGCAGGTTTTCGAACATCCCAAGTCGGATCGCTTTCGGGAATTTTTAGTCGGTGCTTTTGACTAGACCGGTACTTTTGTTAAATCTTAAAACCTTATCTCTGGAAAAATGGCACCTGCACAGAGGCGTACATACCCAATAGACAGCACCCCAAGACAGATGCGCAAACTATGCGCTTTGTTGATGGCCGTGCTGATTTCCATATTACTGGCGGCCCCGGCTGTTGTCGCTGATTGGAAGCAAATCAAAATTGCAACCGAAGGCGCCTATCCCCCCTGGAATTATTTTGACGAATCCGGCAAACTGGTCGGATTTGAAATCGAGCTGATCAAAGATCTGTGTGGGCGCATGAATGTAGAGTGTGAAATCGTTACCCAGAAATGGCGCAGTATCATCGAGGGGCTGAATAAGGGGAAATATGACGCCATTATTGCGGCCATGTCGATTACCGAGCCGCGTAAAAAATTGGTCACATTCTCGCGCAGCTATGCCGATACACCCAATATTTTTGTGGTGCGCAAAGACAACCCCATTGCCAGCTTCCAATCCGAGCTTGAGCATTTGACGCTGGATGATATCAGCCCCGCAGAGCAGTCCGCGCTGGACGCCCTTATTAATGCATTTAAGGGCAAAATCATCGGGGTCCAGGTGGCCACCATCAATCAAAAATTTGCCGATGCGTATCTGGGCGAGCATGCTGAAATTCGCATTTATGATTTCCAGCACACCGTTGACCTGGAGCTTTACCAGGGTCGCCTGGACGCGCTGATAGGGGGTATGGCCTACTGGGTGCCGCTGCTCAAATCCGATCAGGGCAAGGAGTATACGATCGTCGGCCCCCAGATGACCGGCGGGCCTTTTGGCAGTGGCATTGGCGTGGCCGTCCGTAAAAAGAATCAGGACCTGGCCGATATGTTTTCAAAGGCCATTGACGCAGCGCTGCGTGACGGAACCGTTAAAAAACTGGCCATCGAGTGGTTTACCTTCGACACTTCAGCACCGCAATAGCGGTTTTGATGATAGAACCCTAACCGAATTCGCTTATTCATCCTAATTACAGGAAAGCTGTATGTCTCAGGTTGTTGCCTATTTTCCGCTGATTCTGAAAGGAATGCTGCTGACCGTCGAAGTGGCCTTATTATCCCTGTTGATTGCTATTTTGCTGGGATTGATCGGTGCGGTGGCCAAGCTTTCCAAATCCCGCATTGCCAAAGCGATCGCGGGCACCTACACCACCATCATCAGGGGCATACCCGATCTGGTCCTGATGACCCTTATCTTTTTCGGTGGCCAGATTCTGGTCAACAATTTCGGTGAAAAACTGGGGTGGGATTATATCGATGTGGATCCTTTTATCGCCGGTGTCCTCACCATCGGTTTTATTTTTGGTGCCTATTTCGCGGAGTCCTTCCGGGGGGGGATACTGGCCGTAGCCCGCGGAGAAATCGAGGCCGGATACGCCTTTGGTATGACGCCGTTGCAGGTTTTTTTCCGAATTACCTTGCCGGCCATGGTGCGGCATGCCCTGCCGGGAATCGGCAATAACTGGCTGGTGATGGTCAAGACCACCGCACTGGTTTCGGTGATCGGCTTGCAGGATATGGTTTACAACGCCGGCCTGGCCGGCGGCTCCACCCGCAAACCATTTACATTTTATTGCGTAGTGGCTTTTTTGTTTCTGGTCATCACGGGCTTTTCCGATGTGGGCATGCGATGGCTGGATAAAAAGTACAGTGTTGGGGTGCGCAAAGCTTAACCTGCATTTTTCATGAATATTTTTTCTTTTAATAAAAAATGCGGATCAACATTCTATGGATTTTCAGGTTATCATAGATAATTTACCGCTGTATCTTCAAGGGTTGAAAACCACTATTGTTTTGGTTGTTGCCTCGTTGATATTGGGATTGGTTCTGGCGATACCCATTGCCCTGCTGGCAACATCAAAACGCAAATGGGTGGCTGCACTGCCCAAGGCTTACATATATTTTTTCCGGGGCACACCACTGCTGGTCCAGATGTTTATGATTTACCACGGCATGGGGCAGTTTGAGGCGGTGCGCGAAAGTTTTTTGTGGGTCATCTTCCAGCATGCCTGGGCCTGCGCCCTGGTGGCCTTTGCGCTGAATACCGCCGGCTATACGGGCGAGATCCTGCGGGGCACCATCGAGCAAACCCCTTACGGCGAAATCGAAGCCGCCAAGTCGGTGGGCATGTCCAATGCCCAGATTTATCGCCGTATTATCTTGCCCAGCACTTTCAGACGGGCCCTGCCCGCCTATGGCAACGAAGTCATCTTCATGCTGCATGGCAGCTCTTTGGCGGGGCTGATCACCATTGTCGACCTATTCGGTGCGGCTAAAGTTGTCAACGCCCGCAATTTTGTGCCGTTTGAATCGTTTATCGCCGCCGGGATTTTTTATCTGGCGATCACGTTTATGATCGTCTGGGGATTCAAAAAAGCCGAACATTACTGGCATGCTTATCTGCGCCCGCGCGAAAGCTAGAAGGGATTTCAAAACCTCATCTTCCCGCTCAATGGAGCGGAATTTCGCATCTAGTTTGAAAAACTATTTAAGGTGCTCAAAAGGCTCCAATGGCTGAAGCTGTCCCAGCTCGGCTGAGCTCGCCACAGGACCGCAACGTTATGCTCATTTATCGCGGCAAGATGCCGCTCCCACTAAATGTATCAGAGCTGAGCGGAATGAATTATCAACAGCGGCATCGTACTTATGCAAATACAGTGTCGCTATTTACATGTGGATTTTGCACAAGTCGGAGGCTTTCATATGCAAGGCATTTAAGGGCGAGGCTATAGTCTACTATGCCTCGCCCTTAATAACGCAGCAGATGGAAGTCTCCGGCTTGCCCGTAGGGTGAAAATTAATGAGAATAAAATAGATTCGAT
Above is a genomic segment from Desulfobacterales bacterium containing:
- a CDS encoding ATP-binding cassette domain-containing protein; its protein translation is MANPALKVEDIHKSFGTIKVLRGISIEAYEQDVISILGSSGSGKSTLLRCINLLETPTSGKVYVKGELIKMQELRSGERKAADRKQVERIRSKLAMVFQQFNLWAHMTVIQNVMEAPVNVLKVSKAEANERAEKLLQRVGLYEHRNYYPAHLSGGQMQRAAIARALAMEPDMLLFDEPTSALDPELVGEVLKVMQDLAEEGRTMLVVTHEMGFARNVSSRVIFLDSGLVEENGPPKQVFEHPKSDRFREFLVGAFD
- a CDS encoding transporter substrate-binding domain-containing protein — its product is MRKLCALLMAVLISILLAAPAVVADWKQIKIATEGAYPPWNYFDESGKLVGFEIELIKDLCGRMNVECEIVTQKWRSIIEGLNKGKYDAIIAAMSITEPRKKLVTFSRSYADTPNIFVVRKDNPIASFQSELEHLTLDDISPAEQSALDALINAFKGKIIGVQVATINQKFADAYLGEHAEIRIYDFQHTVDLELYQGRLDALIGGMAYWVPLLKSDQGKEYTIVGPQMTGGPFGSGIGVAVRKKNQDLADMFSKAIDAALRDGTVKKLAIEWFTFDTSAPQ
- a CDS encoding ABC transporter permease, which produces MSQVVAYFPLILKGMLLTVEVALLSLLIAILLGLIGAVAKLSKSRIAKAIAGTYTTIIRGIPDLVLMTLIFFGGQILVNNFGEKLGWDYIDVDPFIAGVLTIGFIFGAYFAESFRGGILAVARGEIEAGYAFGMTPLQVFFRITLPAMVRHALPGIGNNWLVMVKTTALVSVIGLQDMVYNAGLAGGSTRKPFTFYCVVAFLFLVITGFSDVGMRWLDKKYSVGVRKA
- a CDS encoding ABC transporter permease, yielding MDFQVIIDNLPLYLQGLKTTIVLVVASLILGLVLAIPIALLATSKRKWVAALPKAYIYFFRGTPLLVQMFMIYHGMGQFEAVRESFLWVIFQHAWACALVAFALNTAGYTGEILRGTIEQTPYGEIEAAKSVGMSNAQIYRRIILPSTFRRALPAYGNEVIFMLHGSSLAGLITIVDLFGAAKVVNARNFVPFESFIAAGIFYLAITFMIVWGFKKAEHYWHAYLRPRES